A region of Polyodon spathula isolate WHYD16114869_AA chromosome 4, ASM1765450v1, whole genome shotgun sequence DNA encodes the following proteins:
- the si:dkey-37o8.1 gene encoding elongation factor 1-alpha, protein MPSERIHINVVIIGHVDSGKSTTTGHLIYKCGGVDPRTIEKFEKAASQMGKTSFKYAWVLDKLKAERERGITIDISLWKFTTRKYNITIIDAPGHRDFIKNMITGTSQADAALLVVSAAKGEFEAGVSRSGQTREHTLLAYTLGVKQLIVCVNKMDLTEPPYSQNRFQDVVKNVAIYIRRIGYDPTAVPFVPVSGWNGENMLSPSQKMPWFKGWKIKRKEGNASGKTLLEVLDSILTPVRSVNKPLRLPLQDVYKIGGIGTVPVGRVETGVLKPGMLVNFSPANLSAEVKTIEMHHQGISTAFPGHNIGFNIKNISVKNLRRGDVAGNAHSDPPSDALSFTAQVIILNHPGHIKAGYSPVIDCHTAHVTCKFAELKAKLERRTGKKLEDDPLVLISGDAATIKLVPKKPFCVESFFDYPPLGRFAARDLKQTIAVGVIKSVEKRNGSPKKKISV, encoded by the exons atgccgAGTGAGAGAATTCACATCAATGTGGTGATCATTGGCCATGTGGATAGTGGTAAATCCACAACTACTGGCCACCTAATCTATAAATGTGGAGGAGTTGATCCCAGGACTATTGAGAAATTTGAGAAAGCAGCTTCTCAG ATGGGGAAGACTTCTTTCAAGTATGCCTGGGTCTTGGATAAACTGAAAGCAGAAAGGGAGCGAGGCATCACTATCGACATTTCCTTGTGGAAGTTCACTACTCGTAAATACAACATCACCATTATTGATGCACCAGGACACCGGGATTTCATCAAAAACATGATCACTGGAACCTCGCAG GCTGATGCAGCCCTTCTGGTGGTGTCAGCAGCCAAAGGCGAATTTGAAGCGGGGGTTTCAAGAAGTGGCCAGACCCGGGAACACACCTTGCTGGCCTACACTCTTGGAGTCAAGCAGCTGATTGTCTGTGTGAATAAGATGGACCTGACTGAGCCCCCTTACAGCCAGAATAGGTTTCAAGATGTTGTTAAGAATGTTGCTATCTACATCAGGAGGATAGGTTATGATCCTACTGCTGTGCCGTTTGTGCCAGTCTCAGGCTGGAATGGTGAGAATATGTTGTCCCCCAGCCAAAAG ATGCCATGGTTTAAAGGGTGGAAAATCAAACGCAAGGAAGGCAATGCAAGTGGCAAAACACTACTTGAAGTTCTGGACTCTATTTTGACTCCTGTTCGGTCAGTCAACAAACCCCTGAGGTTGCCTTTGCAGGATGTCTACAAAATTGGGG GTATTGGCACGGTACCAGTTGGAAGAGTAGAGACTGGGGTCTTGAAGCCTGGTATGCTGGTGAACTTCTCCCCTGCTAACTTATCGGCAGAGGTCAAGACCATAGAAATGCATCACCAAGGCATTTCAACAGCGTTCCCTGGACATAACATTGGCTTCAACATCAAGAATATTTCTGTGAAGAATCTCAGACGTGGTGATGTGGCAGGGAATGCCCACAGTGACCCACCCTCTGATGCGTTAAGTTTTACAGCACAG gTGATCATCCTTAACCACCCAGGGCACATTAAGGCAGGCTACTCGCCAGTGATTGACTGCCACACAGCCCATGTCACCTGCAAGTTTGCAGAGCTGAAAGCAAAGCTGGAGAGGAGAACTGGGAAGAAGTTGGAGGATGATCCTTTAGTGTTGATATCTGGAGATGCAGCCACTATAAAGCTGGTTCCCAAAAAACCTTTCTGTGTGGAGAGCTTCTTTGACTATCCTCCTCTGG GACGCTTTGCAGCCAGGGACCTGAAACAAACTATAGCAGTGGGAGTTATCAAATCTGTGGAGAAGAGAAATGGAAGTCCGAAAAAGAaaatttcagtttaa